The Augochlora pura isolate Apur16 chromosome 4, APUR_v2.2.1, whole genome shotgun sequence genome segment CGTTCAAAACCACGATCTCTACTAACTAGAGGAACTTATAACtgctgaaatcatttttgaaacgaGAGTGGATTAAAGTTATAGtacatgaataatatttaataaaaactcatggcacatttttcaaaatgcgCCTTcatttttgagatatttttatttcaagtttgAGTGCAACCGTATAGATAATGTATACAGGATGATTATTTGAAAACTTTTgttctaaatatataagttcATTGATTTTCAAAATCGAGTAAGCTTTGTATCTAACATTTTTCCCAAAGGtcgaattttttatacaagtCGAATCGAGGCTCCACTGTAATAACTCACGGATGTTTATCTGCATCTTGATCAACGCGTTCGTCTATGTCAGAAAAGCTAATAGAGATACTATGATCGGTcaagcaaataaaatactctCTGTATCGGTCTAGCAAAAAGTTGAGACTGCTACACACCTCTACGAGGCCGATCTGTTTTTGCCTGAACAAGTTCGAATCGAGTGGAAAAGTGGAGCACAGATCGCGTCGTTTCTGCTGAATcgacacgacgcgacgcgacgtctgTATTTAACGTGAAAATGAGTTTCTTCAATGCCGGCTCGATCcagttttcaattaattaatatacgcGACGATGAATCTCATCAAACGATTACCGGCCGTCTAGCTAGTTTCTTCGTATAATTAACACGCGAACTAAGACAATCGATCTAAGTTAGacacttttcatttttatttatgtcttttattatttcgtataagAGTGCATAATTATTGCCTTATTATTCTCCTTGTTTCTCTTTCACCTCGTCCAAGTTttacattttgaaattcttggagatacgttttcttttctgtaAACTTACCTGCATTGGCTTATGTTTCTTTCATCAACTTTTTCTTGTGGCAAAATGATACGCATATATCAGTGTATAAGGTGTACATAAAACTTCGAAGTAACGATCGATCTTTTTATACAGACTTaggaaaaaatatacatataaaatgaGACCGTGTATTTGAAAAGGTAAACATTACATCCTGTACCCATATGTCCAAAATAACGTTACTTCGCCTTCTCGAAGCTATGTCAAATCGTCGACGTAATAAacgaaacatttattcgaagacttcaatttatttaaaaataatttgatatgtATACttacatgtattatataaaataaaattaataaaacaactcGCATTATTCCATTTCtgtcaacaaaataaaattaataaaacgttgTAAAACTAACTTTGCTTCGTAGCAGAAAACTTGCAGCAGTTTGAAAATTACGAGAGGAAGTCGATCAATTCTGAGGTTAAAGTAGCTTCCGTTTggtcatttattttttcagttaACATATTCAGTGGCAACGATCAATCACTGAAATTCCCACAAAGTCgatgcaatttaattgattgaaccgaaactagaaagttaaaattcaTCATAGTGAATGACATAGAATTCAGAATTTTAGAATGACACTCAAATTCAGttttttcgaatatattacaataaaaatgaatgtttaacattagtaaaatattaccCGTATATGATCGACGCAATGTACGACGTTTGTATGAGCACAGGCAGTTTTATTAAGACAATTGTTAAGATAAATCTCGACCAGAATaccttaataatttgttaaagaaaaatacaaaggTGCATCGAttcgcataaaaaaattatgtgatTTCATACGAAAAATTCGTGtcatctatattttttatcgaaaaaaaaCTTCTATGCAGATTTTTCCGAGTCCAAAAGATTTTTTCTTCAAAAACAGTTTTTATGATATCAAAATGTACTATGCGACGAATATATCTGAATATAAAtcttagaatattttgaaacgttttcttttttaaatcttgtCTAAAGTGTAAGAAAATAAGCGgatcttaattatttcatttcagtttaattattatattgattaattaCAATGGTATAACGCCTGGTCATTGTTTTCAATCATGTGAACAAGCTGCGTTGCGAACTAACGTACTATTTGATCTTCCCAGTATTCATTCGGAGAACTCACTCGGAATTAATCTCTGCCTTAATTTTTTACTACTCTGTtgttaaatatgattatttagacattttaACACGTCATACACATAGTTTTGAATAAATACGAAACAGTGACTTTCCTGAATTTCAATCATTGACGATCGCTCTGTGCGAAGCGGCGTTGAACGTGCTTTAAcgctgtaaataaatactcaGTAATACCTAATAAGCAAGGCAATCATTGTATTAAACGCCCATCTATAACGGAAATGAATTCGACTTATATAACATGTAATAACAGTCTCATTAAGGTGTCTCGGTAATATCATTTCGCGTCAAAgtgacattttcatttcaataatcaGTATCTGCTCAATAACATCGAAGAACATTGAAACTCTGCAAAACATAATCGTTGATGTGGGTACAGATAAATGAACAAAAGTTGTTTCTTCTTAAATATTgcatatgttttaattttaactaatCTTTATTGTacttaatatacatatatgtagtTATACACAGAAACATTAGTTGGGAAAACAGCTACCGTAACCTGTATTCAGAATACTAGTATTGATACCACAGCACGAGTTATACGGTGCCTGAAAATTTCATAGCGTCACCTGATATTTTGGTAAAATCTTCTAATTATTTCATGACCTGTCTAAtaacgatttatataaattacgatttataaGAGAATATTTGAGACAAAAAACAACATTGCGAGGAGCTGTAATTCGGCGgtgatttattaatgatttggACTGCATCCAGAGCCAAAAAAATATCGATCTGTTGAATTAATCGTAGAACGAATTCAACAGAATATACAAATCATTTGTATATTCATGGCGATATTTATGTGGCGATATCATTTTTCACCTGAAAAAAACGCTATAGTTCATGCGTGAAGACAATCAAACTAGTAGTTACATAATAAGgatattatgatttttatatggCCAGTATATTCGCCATGTttaaactgaataaaaaacCTTCagggaatatttaaaaaaaaactatggCAATTGCAAATTGAAACAGAAACTGCTCGTAGTATgattaatcgaattttcaacattattcgaataaatgataattatattattatactaatattggTTACGAAATGGAGaccaaatttttgtttatcctgctactatttttttaaaacgcgTATATGTGATTATGGAAATTTCATACTTCCTTTctgataaaatagataaatttacgtttttttataaataaatattatatctatgaATCTGATCATGCATATGGTTTCTTCCATTAATCCTAAAATGTTATTGATACGTCACGTTTTTATTGCTacggaataattttaagattttagcataatataataaggtgactttatggaaatttcaagCAGTGCAACTTACTCGTATAACAGATGACATTTAatcctttcaatttttaacatttataatgcTTTgccagaatttttaattaaattatatattatatgttaacTGCTACGTACCCACTATTTTTCCTGAATTTTTGCATGCcaataagaaaaatgaacgaaaaatCTAATGACCCAATTTTCCTCTTTAAGTGCCCTCTCGTTCGAGGATGGAGATTTAAAACTTGGCACAAAATCTTCTTTCCTGATAAGCTATCGAATAACCCATTGGCGGTTTAATTCGATTCGACGAAGTTGTTGGTTGCTTTATCCGTTAcatcgttataaaatattaacatttacagttcttgaacaattttttcctgTGCAATATTCGCTcgtttatattactatttgcTATTCACCGGTTTCTCACCTCTTATTTATCTCTTCAAACTTCTAACTGTTAATTTTTCTCgtttgttgaaattttgaacGAAAACGCAACAGAACGTTTGGAAACATTAACACGCAGatttaataagtattaatatgaaagtttattttttaatataacacCGGTGAGTTTATCTTCCGCATGGAaatccatttaatttttttgttcaagacgtataattatatttgaatttgttttatagtaTTGTAAACCTATTTACGTTTTCAAATGtgtattttttgtttagaTGATAATTCAGTTTATTATGAactaattgttataaaatatgtgggccaaaattaatatgttttaatccGATTTAAAGATTATTACAGAGCTCTCTTTTGTCCGGCAAATGATGGAATTTGTCCAGGCTTATTATAAAGGATGTTTCGTGGTTTTTCATTTAGTTATAGTAGTTTagtgaattttttcaaaaataataggaatatttgcataaacgtaTATAATGTTTGACCAAGTTTTCAAGTTAAAACGACGCTCTTCTACAATACGCTGTATCTATTTACAATGGTGTTCGAAATCATCTTTTTGCATCCTCTCCGTTAGCCCTAGACCTTGTCCAGTTCTCTAGCGAAGTATTTCGACCCTGTCAGCATATGCTCTGTATACATAATAGATTTTATGAGCAGCTATACCGTATAGTAGATTTCAAATAACTCCACAAGTTGTAGGATTCGCTGCATGTAATCTACAGAATTCGCATGATTTAAACGTCTATGTCTATTTTGACATATGTTACGTAACAAAATTTGGTAAACTTGCTGATGAACAGCATTCTCTACaatttcgatcattttctGATGTGTTGTCAAGAcgacgattttaaatatttattattatgttataccCTTATCATATTGTCTTAATTTAATACGTATATCTTTGTTTAGTgaataacttttaatataaaatggacgATGTCAAAAACCTCTTGTAACAACggtaatttgatttcttttaataatataataattcataatggTAGCACAAAAcaaaagttaaccctttgcacttttCAAGTCATTtgaactgcaaatctaaaatcatttttttttgcttatatagtatttctattatgtataacaaaattcattctatgcatatgaaattgaggcTCGTGTCTTAtgtataacagttacactttcaacaattttttaaatctaagctttgtaTCTAAACTATACTAGAATAAAAACGATGCCTTAActcttttatttccaatttgttatacatgaataaattttgtaacatatCGACGAGATTCTTCCAATCAACATGAGACGAAACAAAACATGCTTTAGACTATATTTGTTCAATTAAGTAGCcattgattatattttatataaacagaAACACTTGTCCAAATGTTAGCAGAAGCTTGGTTACAATGGAAAATAACAACAACATGGATTTGTTGATTATAGTTTAAATTCTATATGTTAAAAAGATCAGTTTTACaacgtttaaatttaaaaaaagtaagtGTTTCGCttcaaaatacaattctatGACCTGGTCAACATAAATCCAGCCGTAGCATGCAGTTCTCTGAAAAGtcgttacttcaaataaatttttatctctttattacattatgaCCAGCAGCTGCTCACCAACTGTTAGGCTACTACCGCGTTTAgaaaactttcatttcgtatGTCCTGTGCAAGTCGAGGTATTTTTCCGGGTTTACTGCCTGCTACGGTCAAATCTCGAGACATGCGGATCGCACGTGCGTACCGTTCCGGGGTACGGTTCATACCTGGAGGTCACCAGTACTCTGGACGGTCAcctcttccttctttccttttccttctatctCTTCACCTATTTCTTGTCTCTACTCTGGCAATAACCAATCATGCAGGACAACCATTCCCCTCTctcaatttagaaatttatcaTCAGCAAATCCGCTTGTTCCACCAAAAATGCACGCCCATACCGAATTTACCTCGGAGCAAAATAGCATCTCACTCGACACTCTCGCAACACAATCTCCAGTACAAACATACACTTCATACGAAATTCATTAGTCTAGACATCATTATCATCTGTTAGTTATTCGCGGCAtcataatcaattaataatagtcaCAGAATCAACGTCGTTTATAGTTTTGATATTGTTGttaagtgttattataataaagagttTATTACGTTTACATCCACCAATTCTATCATCCTTGTCATTCGAAAGAATCACCGGGAACCGCGTACCATCAAGATAATCGTGTGTGCGCGGATAAACATTttggtccttcgagccggatatAGTGTTCGTGAACAATCAACGGACACCGACAACGCAACCAACGGCCACCACCACGGTTGCACCAACCAAGGCACCTCAGCACTGACGTCTTCGCATCGTAAGGTAGGCCCGTTTATAGTATCACCAATTCCCATATAACGTTCCAATTCTCCAACCATGTCCACTCCAAGTAATTCAGTCAGCATTTTACGCCGCCAGCGTGGTAGCATCGTAAGAAAAATCACGACCTTCGGAAAGGTTCTAGACAAACAAGACGCAACAACCAACCTAAAGATAACAATTACGGAATATCTCAATTCACTCACTGAAGCATGGACTCGATTTGAGGCAATTCAAATAGAATTAGAAATACAAGATCCTTCGGAAGAGACGCGACgagaagaaatagaagaaagttACATGAACGTCATTATTCGGGCTAAAGCTCTCCTTCAATCCTGCGAACCCTCGAATGACCCGCGAACCAGCGGTAATGTGTCACCTGTATCAAGCGCGTGTGCCCCGATCGCCATTAAATTGCCAGAAATGAGGCTACCTATGTTCGACGGAACCATCGAAAATTGGACAtcatattatgatatattttcgTCAGTTATCGAACGGAACGACAACCTCACCGCTGTACAAAAATTACAGTACCTTCGATCAACGTTAACCGGAAAAGCCGCCGCGTGCATTAAATCTTTAGAGACTACCGACTCCAATTACCTCGACgcgattgaaattttgaagGAAAAGTTTGATTGCCCTCGCAAAACCATCCTTCGACACTGTGACGCCATACAAAACATGCCGAGACTCGCGAAAGATACTCCGGAAGCCATCGACGAGATGCTAGATACATTAAATCAACACCTACGCGCTTTGAAGAATCTCGGGGAACCAATAGAATCATGGAACTCGTTCTTGGTATCGACGAttctatcaaaaattaatcCTGAAACGATCTGGCAGTGGGAACTTACACTAGCGGATAAAAACATGCCATCATACTTGCATTTAATCAGCTTCCTACAAAAACGAGCAAACTGCTCACTAACGGTACGTTGTATACCGACTCCAGCCACCGGAATTCGCAACCATTCATCAGCTACAAGAGCTAAAGACAATCATGTAGTATATCcgaaacaacaaatatatttcacatcCAAATTCTCGCAATGTTCAATCTGCGACGGAGAGCATAGCGTTCGGGATTGCGAACCGTTCAATACATATTCTCTGTCCGAGCGATGGGAACACGTCACCAAACATTCGTTATGTTCAAATTGCCTACGCGCGGGTCATAATGCTAGGATGTGTCGTTCACATTTTACATGTAGACTTTGTAATGAACGACACCACACTTTGCTACATCAGCCACGCCATTCACACACAGACAGTCGCAAACCCTTAACCCCCTCGACCACATCGACAACCACCAGCTCATTTAAGGAAAAGGAAATAGTTCCCGAACAATCAATACGCAATCCATGACTAATCCATCGGAGAAGATCAAAGGGCATTCACAATATCTTCGCCGTGAATGCCCATCCCAACGAACTCATCGTTACTGCAACAGTCAACGCAAtcaacaagaaaaataaaccaGTTCTATGTCGAGCCCTGATCGACACTTGTTCAACCGCGAACTTCATGTCAGAAAATCTAGCCAAAAAACTGTCACTACCTCAGAAACAATGTTCCATTCCCGTCGGCGCTCTTGATTCACTAGCCACTGTGGCAAAACACACCGTTCGAGCGACCATTCGTTCGAGATTGAACAATTATCATCGCACCTTACCATTTCTTATCGTACCCAACATTGCTGCTTCCGTTCCTAGCGACACAATCGACCGCACTACTTTGAACCTACCGAAGAATATTGAACTCGCAGATCCGGCGTTTCATCGCCCAGCACCGATCGATATGCTATTAGGTGCCGGCACAGCATTGTCAATTCTAAGCGTTGGTCAAATTAATCTTGCAAAACTCGATCACCCAGACCTTTATCTTCAGAAAACAATGCTAGGTTGGGTTATCGGAGGGAGCGCACCTACGTTCAACCCAATCCAGAGCGCTTCATGTCACACCACAGTACAGTTTGACCTCGCGCGGTTTTGGGAGATAGAAGACGGCCCACAGACACGACGTTACTCGGAATCGGAGAAGACCTGCGAAGAAAACTTCGTAAACACAATCGCACGAAGCAACGAAGGAAGATACACCGTATCACTTCCGTTCAACGACAAAAAATCCCAACTCGGAGAATCCAAGGCAACCGCACACAAGCGACTTCTATCCCTAGAGAAGAGGTTACAACGAGACCCGGAGTTAATGGCTCAATACAAGGCCATTTTTAACGAATATCTGGACCTCGGCCACATGTCTGAGGTTCCAGACAACAATGAGGGATACTACTTACCCCACCATGGAGTGATCAAGATGT includes the following:
- the LOC144468421 gene encoding uncharacterized protein LOC144468421, with amino-acid sequence MSTPSNSVSILRRQRGSIVRKITTFGKVLDKQDATTNLKITITEYLNSLTEAWTRFEAIQIELEIQDPSEETRREEIEESYMNVIIRAKALLQSCEPSNDPRTSGNVSPVSSACAPIAIKLPEMRLPMFDGTIENWTSYYDIFSSVIERNDNLTAVQKLQYLRSTLTGKAAACIKSLETTDSNYLDAIEILKEKFDCPRKTILRHCDAIQNMPRLAKDTPEAIDEMLDTLNQHLRALKNLGEPIESWNSFLVSTILSKINPETIWQWELTLADKNMPSYLHLISFLQKRANCSLTVRCIPTPATGIRNHSSATRAKDNHVVYPKQQIYFTSKFSQCSICDGEHSVRDCEPFNTYSLSERWEHVTKHSLCSNCLRAGHNARMCRSHFTCRLCNERHHTLLHQPRHSHTDSRKPLTPSTTSTTTSSFKEKEIVPEQSIRNP